A single window of Huiozyma naganishii CBS 8797 chromosome 10, complete genome DNA harbors:
- the DFG5 gene encoding putative mannan endo-1,6-alpha-mannosidase (similar to Saccharomyces cerevisiae DFG5 (YMR238W); ancestral locus Anc_8.773), translated as MRAKLSSITSTGAPFTTLTTLASLTLFTLFTGASALSLDPVCSATALVTDGLLDYYSGTRYGGTVGMFQPPYYWWHAGEAFGGMIENWFLCQNSTYETLLMDAFIAQTGNNYDYIPENQTMVEGNDDQGIWGLTIMDAVERNFTKPTKDGVPGWLAMSQAVFNTMWARWDTQHCGGGLRWQIFTWNSGYNYKNTISNACLFNLAARLGRYTGNSTYLDVADQVFDWMVSVGYVVLGDTANVFDGANIEDNCTTITTFEWSYNHGVVLGGTAFMYNATNGSSVWEDRVNRILKGATTYFFRDSIMFESACQDTGKCNNDQRTFKAIFSRMLSFTAVLVPSTASTIDPLMQSSAQAAAQSCSGGTDGHTCGLNWQHSGWDGMYGLGEQMSALEVMNYLLVHDRPAPYTAAAGGSSVGDASAGLNSTATNVFANSLNIRGKDKAGAAIVTTVILGTLAGGSIWMLF; from the coding sequence ATGAGAGCGAAGCTCTCATCGATCACATCTACTGGCGCGCCGTTCACAACGCTCACAACGCTCGCTTCGCTCACGTTGTTCACGTTGTTCACGGGCGCCAGCGCCCTCTCCCTCGACCCAGTCTGTTCCGCAACCGCCCTCGTCACAGACGGTCTCCTCGACTACTACAGCGGAACCAGGTACGGTGGGACCGTGGGCATGTTCCAGCCACCTTACTACTGGTGGCACGCGGGCGAGGCCTTTGGCGGGATGATCGAGAACTGGTTCCTCTGCCAGAACTCGACGTACGAGACACTCCTCATGGACGCCTTCATCGCTCAAACGGGGAACAACTACGACTACATCCCTGAGAACCAGACCATGGTAGAGGGGAACGATGACCAAGGTATATGGGGGCTCACCATCATGGACGCCGTCGAACGGAATTTCACGAAACCGACGAAAGATGGAGTTCCAGGGTGGCTCGCCATGTCACAGGCAGTGTTCAACACGATGTGGGCCCGTTGGGACACTCAACACTGCGGCGGTGGACTACGCTGGCAGATCTTCACGTGGAACTCAGGGtacaactacaagaacaccaTCTCCAACGCTTGTCTGTTCAACCTTGCGGCAAGACTTGGAAGGTACACTGGTAACTCTACTTACTTAGACGTCGCGGACCAAGTGTTCGACTGGATGGTCAGCGTGGGGTATGTCGTCCTCGGGGACACCGCAAACGTATTCGACGGCGCCAACATAGAGGATAACTGTACTACAATCACTACTTTCGAATGGTCCTACAACCATGGGGTCGTCCTGGGGGGTACTGCGTTCATGTACAACGCAACAAACGGGTCCTCCGTGTGGGAGGACCGTGTCAACCGTATCCTGAAGGGTGCAACGACCTACTTCTTCAGGGACAGCATCATGTTCGAGTCCGCTTGCCAGGATACGGGCAAGTGTAACAACGATCAGCGGACTTTCAAGGCGATCTTCTCCCGGATGCTCTCCTTCACGGCTGTACTAGTGCCCTCTACTGCATCGACAATCGACCCACTGATGCAATCCTCTGCCCAGGCGGCGGCACAGTCCTGCTCTGGAGGTACAGACGGTCACACTTGTGGACTCAATTGGCAGCATTCAGGTTGGGACGGCATGTACGGTTTGGGGGAACAGATGAGCGCACTCGAAGTCATGAACTACCTGCTCGTACACGACAGACCGGCACCCTACACCGCTGCAGCCGGTGGGTCCTCCGTCGGGGACGCATCCGCCGGACTCAACTCGACGGCCACTAACGTCTTCGCAAACAGTCTCAACATCAGAGGGAAGGACAAAGCGGGCGCAGCGATTGTCACCACGGTCATCCTGGGGACCCTCGCAGGTGGGTCCATCTGGATGCTGTTCTGA
- the TAF9 gene encoding chromatin modification protein (similar to Saccharomyces cerevisiae TAF9 (YMR236W); ancestral locus Anc_8.771), producing the protein MVGDTPQEELPRDVRLLHLLLASQAIHRYDERVPLQLMDFAHRYTRGVLRDAMAYRDYGGAQGTGTGAAGATSGGGPAAASGTTSATATNEGPSLEDVRLAIASRTQYQFKPTAPKELALQLAQERNKKNLPQVMGSWGVRLPPEKYCLNARD; encoded by the coding sequence ATGGTCGGGGACACGCCGCAGGAGGAACTACCCAGAGACGTGCGGCTTCTGCACCTGTTGCTTGCGTCGCAGGCTATACACCGGTACGACGAGAGGGTGCCCTTGCAACTGATGGACTTTGCACACAGGTATACCCGTGGAGTGCTCAGAGACGCCATGGCCTACAGGGACTACGGCGGGGCGCAGGGCACTGGTACGGGTGCCGCGGGTGCCACCAGTGGTGGTGGACCGGCCGCTGCCTCGGGCACAACGTCTGCCACGGCTACAAACGAGGGACCCTCGCTGGAGGACGTCCGGTTGGCCATTGCGTCCCGCACGCAGTACCAGTTCAAGCCAACGGCACCGAAGGAACTGGCGTTGCAACTGGCACAGgagaggaacaagaagaatttGCCCCAGGTGATGGGCTCATGGGGGGTTCGGTTGCCCCCAGAGAAGTACTGTTTGAACGCAAGGGACTGA
- the MBF1 gene encoding multiprotein-bridging factor 1 (similar to Saccharomyces cerevisiae MBF1 (YOR298C-A); ancestral locus Anc_8.770) yields the protein MSDWDTNTVIGSRARGGGAGGGPRQTVARTAGAINAARRQGLVVSVDKKYGTTNAKGDNEGQRLTKVDRETDIVKPKRVEASVGKAIAQARAAKQLSQKELATKINEKPTVINDYEAARAIPNQQVLGKLERALGVKLRGKNVGEPLFKKK from the coding sequence ATGTCTGATTGGGATACGAACACTGTGATTGGGAGCAGGGCGCGCGGCGGCGGTGCCGGTGGTGGTCCAAGACAGACCGTTGCGAGGACCGCAGGAGCGATCAACGCTGCGAGAAGACAAGGGCTTGTCGTGTCCGtggacaagaagtacgGGACGACGAACGCCAAGGGGGACAACGAGGGCCAGCGGTTGACGAAAGTGGACCGGGAGACGGACATCGTGAAGCCGAAGCGTGTGGAGGCCTCCGTCGGGAAGGCCATCGCGCAGGCCCGTGCTGCGAAACAGCTCTCGCAGAAGGAGCTCGCCACGAAGATCAACGAGAAACCCACTGTGATCAACGACTACGAGGCCGCGAGGGCGATCCCCAACCAGCAGGTGCTGGGCAAATTGGAGAGAGCGCTGGGCGTGAAGCTTAGAGGCAAGAACGTCGGTGAACcgctgttcaagaagaaatga
- the RNA1 gene encoding GTPase-activating protein RNA1 (similar to Saccharomyces cerevisiae RNA1 (YMR235C); ancestral locus Anc_8.769) has translation MKYSIAGQALKLSSAEDMRPHVEALLALETCTVLDMSGNTLGVEASRVLAEAIENPRVRDHLLEANLADLYTSRLVDEVVESLGCLVGALLKCEKLHTVDLSDNALGLRTIDHLERFIGGAKPLRHLYLSNNGMGPFAGERIGKALHKLAKVQAPEDKASGLLQTFVCGRNRLENGAMPGIALGLRAHGAELQCVRLFQNGIRPRGIAQLLDHGLCHVPTLRTLDLQDNTCTLRGSQALARTLPRWATTLEELNLNDCLLKGLGASQVLAVLKKERFPRLHTLKLEYNEITQQTLEEALVAAIEADHLPQLHHLEINGNRFEEDSTALNTLADRFDDLELDDLEEEDSDEEEDEDDEESDAESDDDADAEVDALAKELAGASI, from the coding sequence ATGAAGTACTCTATTGCTGGGCAGGCGTTGAAGTTGTCCTCCGCTGAGGACATGCGGCCGCACGTCGAGGCGCTTCTTGCGCTGGAGACCTGTACAGTGTTGGACATGTCCGGGAACACTCTTGGTGTCGAGGCGTCCCGTGTGCTCGCCGAGGCGATAGAGAACCCGAGGGTGCGGGACCACTTGTTGGAGGCCAACCTCGCTGACTTGTACACGTCGCGGCTCGTTGACGAAGTTGTCGAGTCCCTAGGGTGTCTCGTCGGGGCACTGCTCAAGTGTGAGAAGTTGCACACGGTGGATCTCTCAGATAACGCGCTTGGGTTGCGTACGATTGACCACTTAGAGAGGTTTATCGGTGGGGCCAAACCCTTGAGACACCTGTACTTGAGTAACAACGGGATGGGACCCTTTGCTGGGGAGAGGATCGGTAAAGCCCTGCATAAGCTGGCTAAAGTCCAAGCACCAGAGGACAAGGCATCTGGGCTGCTCCAGACGTTTGTGTGCGGACGTAACAGGCTCGAGAACGGTGCGATGCCCGGGATCGCTCTCGGTCTTCGTGCTCACGGCGCGGAACTCCAATGCGTCCGGCTGTTCCAGAACGGGATCCGTCCTCGTGGGATCGCCCAATTGCTCGACCATGGGCTCTGCCACGTCCCCACACTTCGCACCCTTGACCTCCAGGACAACACTTGCACTCTTCGTGGGTCCCAAGCTTTGGCACGCACATTGCCCCGCTGGGCAACAACTTTGGAGGAACTTAACCTCAACGACTGTCTACTCAAGGGTCTAGGTGCATCGCAAGTGCTTGCAGTGCTTAAGAAGGAACGCTTCCCTCGTCTGCACACCCTCAAGCTAGAGTACAACGAGATCACTCAGCAGACTCTCGAGGAAGCACTCGTCGCGGCCATCGAGGCAGACCACTTGCCCCAATTGCACCACCTCGAGATCAACGGGAACCGGTTTGAGGAGGACTCCACGGCACTCAACACCCTCGCTGACAGGTTCGATGATTTGGAACTCGATGActtggaggaggaagatagtgatgaggaagaggacgaggacgatgaggaaaGCGATGCTGAgagtgacgacgacgccGATGCTGAAGTTGACGCCCTCGCAAAGGAACTCGCCGGCGCATCGATCTAG
- the KNAG0J00740 gene encoding uncharacterized protein (similar to Saccharomyces cerevisiae TRI1 (YMR233W) and UAF30 (YOR295W); ancestral locus Anc_8.764) translates to MSDDPVARYVGVIDAIISSADPDEISPKKIRKALQELYGLDLSEHRKQVNDTIIERFNYLQEHPMVLVDKQEFAERVQRRPTAPSKVTKKVSKKKTSKKTKGDGAPKGLAARELVLSEKLAQFLGAARLPRTEVVRGVWDYIKAHELQNPADRREIFCDEAMQPVFGRKMTMFQLNKILSDHLFKPEEVVEGDK, encoded by the coding sequence ATGTCTGATGACCCTGTTGCGAGGTACGTCGGAGTGATTGATGCGATCATCAGCAGTGCGGACCCGGACGAGATCAGCCCGAAGAAGATCCGGAAGGCGTTGCAGGAGTTGTACGGGCTGGACCTCAGCGAGCACCGGAAGCAAGTGAACGACACGATCATCGAGCGGTTCAATTACCTGCAGGAGCACCCAATGGTGCTCGTGGACAAGCAGGAGTTCGCTGAGCGGGTGCAGAGGAGACCCACTGCCCCAAGCAaagtgacgaagaaggtgagcaagaagaagacaaGCAAGAAGACGAAAGGTGATGGTGCACCGAAGGGGCTTGCCGCAAGGGAGTTAGTATTGAGTGAGAAGCTTGCGCAGTTCCTCGGTGCGGCACGGTTGCCCAGGACTGAGGTTGTCCGTGGGGTATGGGACTACATCAAGGCGCACGAGTTACAGAACCCTGCTGACCGGCGTGAGATCTTCTGTGACGAAGCAATGCAGCCCGTGTTCGGCCGCAAGATGACCATGTtccaactgaacaagatccTCAGCGACCACCTCTTCAAGCCGGAAGAGGTTGTGGAGGGGGACAAGTAA
- the RRS1 gene encoding ribosome biogenesis protein RRS1 (similar to Saccharomyces cerevisiae RRS1 (YOR294W); ancestral locus Anc_8.763): MSEQKSLPVTVEKPIPVTYDLGNLTVFDSNVVDVSAGEVAVQSATRDNVQLLINQLLSLPIRTSTEGGGNGIALLQLPQPTTELPREKALPKKKELTKWEKFAAKKGIRSKVKTGRKVYDEESGEWVNKWGHEGANKKLDSQWLVEVDDKVVGTPDELIDPRSLSRQKRKELIRKNERQQRKNAKN, encoded by the coding sequence ATGTCTGAACAGAAGAGTCTCCCCGTTACCGTGGAGAAACCGATCCCCGTCACTTACGATCTGGGGAATTTAACCGTGTTTGACTCGAATGTCGTTGATGTGAGTGCTGGAGAAGTTGCAGTGCAGAGTGCGACGCGGGACAACGTGCAGTTGCTGATCAACCAGCTGCTGTCGCTGCCGATACGGACGTCGACGGAAGGTGGTGGTAATGGGATTGCGCTGCTGCAGCTGCCGCAGCCGACGACGGAGCTCCCCCGTGAGAAGGCTTTGCCTAAGAAGAAGGAGTTGACAAAGTGGGAGAAGTTTGCTGCAAAGAAGGGGATCCGGTCGAAGGTGAAGACGGGGAGGAAAGTGTACGACGAGGAGAGCGGTGAGTGGGTGAACAAGTGGGGGCACGAGGGGGccaacaagaaactggactCGCAGTGGCTAGTCGAAGTAGACGATAAAGTCGTTGGCACGCCAGATGAGTTGATCGACCCACGGTCGCTGTCCCGCCAGAAACGTAAGGAGCTCATCCGCAAGAACGAGCGCCAACAGCGTAAGAACGCGAAGAACTGA